A genome region from Populus alba chromosome 3, ASM523922v2, whole genome shotgun sequence includes the following:
- the LOC118038077 gene encoding protein Brevis radix-like 2 isoform X1 yields the protein MLTCIACSKRLNNRYSPPRDREEDVAAAAFETLGTKHAMKTLTAQIKDMAVKASGAYRNCKPCSGSSSHNNNRNFAESDAASDSARFHCLYRRAGSSNSTPRKWGKDSEARLKGLSSGEGTPASVSGRTESVVFMEEDEPKEWVAQVEPGVLITFVSLADGGNDLKRIRFSREMFNKWQAQRWWAENYDKVMELYNVRQFNHQSVPLPTPPRSEDESSKPESAKDSPTTPPLGKERPSNFHHPTGMGYSSSDSLDHHTMQSHQYYESAGLASTPKLSSIAGAKTETSSVDGSVRTSMSRESDRSEELSISNASDMETEWVEQDEPGVYITIRALPGGTRELRRVRFSREKFGETRARLWWEENRARIHEQYLYR from the exons ATGTTGACTTGTATTGCGTGTTCAAAGCGACTAAACAACAGATATTCGCCGCCGAGAGACAGAGAAGAggatgttgctgctgctgcttttgaGACGCTTGGGACTAAGCACGCCATGAAGACACTCACAGCTCAA aTAAAGGACATGGCTGTAAAGGCCTCAGGAGCATATAGAAACTGCAAGCCATGTTCAGGATCCTCGAGCCATAACAATAACAGGAACTTTGCTGAGTCTGATGCTGCCTCAGACTCAGCGAGGTTCCACTGCTTGTATCGTAGAGCAGGAAGTTCCAATTCGACCCCGAGAAAGTGGGGGAAAGATTCGGAGGCAAGACTAAAAGGGCTATCGAGTGGCGAAGGCACACCTGCTTCAGTTAGTGGGCGGACGGAGTCGGTGGTTTTTATGGAGGAAGATGAGCCTAAGGAGTGGGTTGCGCAAGTTGAGCCTGGTGTGCTCATCACTTTTGTTTCATTGGCTGATGGCGGTAATGATCTGAAGCGAATTCGATTCAG TCGTGAAATGTTCAATAAATGGCAAGCTCAAAGATGGTGGGCTGAGAACTATGACAAGGTCATGGAATTATACAATGTTCGACAGTTCAATCACCAATCAGTCCCACTTCCAACTCCACCAAGATCTGAAGATGAG AGCTCAAAGCCTGAATCAGCCAAAGACAGTCCCACGACTCCTCCACTGGGCAAAGAACGCCCAAGCAATTTCCACCATCCAACAGGAATGGGTTATTCGTCATCAGATTCACTTGACCACCACACAATGCAATCTCACCAATATTATGAGTCAGCTGGTCTTGCTTCAACACCAAAGCTCTCTAGCATTGCTGGGGCTAAAACGGAGACATCATCAGTAGATGGTTCTGTGAGGACTAGTATGTCAAGAGAGTCAGATCGCTCAGAAGAACTTTCCATCAGTAATGCAAGTGATATGGAGACTGAATGGGTTGAACAGGATGAACCAGGGGTATACATCACTATCAGAGCACTGCCAGGTGGCACCAGGGAGCTTAGACGTGTCAGGTTCAG CCGAGAAAAATTTGGAGAAACACGTGCAAGGTTGTGGTGGGAGGAGAACCGAGCCAGGATACACGAACAGTACTTGTACAGATGA
- the LOC118038077 gene encoding protein Brevis radix-like 2 isoform X2, translating to MAVKASGAYRNCKPCSGSSSHNNNRNFAESDAASDSARFHCLYRRAGSSNSTPRKWGKDSEARLKGLSSGEGTPASVSGRTESVVFMEEDEPKEWVAQVEPGVLITFVSLADGGNDLKRIRFSREMFNKWQAQRWWAENYDKVMELYNVRQFNHQSVPLPTPPRSEDESSKPESAKDSPTTPPLGKERPSNFHHPTGMGYSSSDSLDHHTMQSHQYYESAGLASTPKLSSIAGAKTETSSVDGSVRTSMSRESDRSEELSISNASDMETEWVEQDEPGVYITIRALPGGTRELRRVRFSREKFGETRARLWWEENRARIHEQYLYR from the exons ATGGCTGTAAAGGCCTCAGGAGCATATAGAAACTGCAAGCCATGTTCAGGATCCTCGAGCCATAACAATAACAGGAACTTTGCTGAGTCTGATGCTGCCTCAGACTCAGCGAGGTTCCACTGCTTGTATCGTAGAGCAGGAAGTTCCAATTCGACCCCGAGAAAGTGGGGGAAAGATTCGGAGGCAAGACTAAAAGGGCTATCGAGTGGCGAAGGCACACCTGCTTCAGTTAGTGGGCGGACGGAGTCGGTGGTTTTTATGGAGGAAGATGAGCCTAAGGAGTGGGTTGCGCAAGTTGAGCCTGGTGTGCTCATCACTTTTGTTTCATTGGCTGATGGCGGTAATGATCTGAAGCGAATTCGATTCAG TCGTGAAATGTTCAATAAATGGCAAGCTCAAAGATGGTGGGCTGAGAACTATGACAAGGTCATGGAATTATACAATGTTCGACAGTTCAATCACCAATCAGTCCCACTTCCAACTCCACCAAGATCTGAAGATGAG AGCTCAAAGCCTGAATCAGCCAAAGACAGTCCCACGACTCCTCCACTGGGCAAAGAACGCCCAAGCAATTTCCACCATCCAACAGGAATGGGTTATTCGTCATCAGATTCACTTGACCACCACACAATGCAATCTCACCAATATTATGAGTCAGCTGGTCTTGCTTCAACACCAAAGCTCTCTAGCATTGCTGGGGCTAAAACGGAGACATCATCAGTAGATGGTTCTGTGAGGACTAGTATGTCAAGAGAGTCAGATCGCTCAGAAGAACTTTCCATCAGTAATGCAAGTGATATGGAGACTGAATGGGTTGAACAGGATGAACCAGGGGTATACATCACTATCAGAGCACTGCCAGGTGGCACCAGGGAGCTTAGACGTGTCAGGTTCAG CCGAGAAAAATTTGGAGAAACACGTGCAAGGTTGTGGTGGGAGGAGAACCGAGCCAGGATACACGAACAGTACTTGTACAGATGA